From Zea mays cultivar B73 chromosome 3, Zm-B73-REFERENCE-NAM-5.0, whole genome shotgun sequence:
TTACTTCAACTTAAATATTCATGTAAGGATCTAGAGGTACGATCTAGAGGTACTGTGTACTCTAAATAGTTTTTATAGTGAATCCTAGAGCATCTTCAACAAAAAGCCCTATGTTTAAGTCATAAAAATTAAAACATGACCTGAGTAGGGACACCAAAATAATTGTAGCTCTAACAGTTAAGTCCAATATCATGTTATTAAAAAATAGGCCATGCTATTTAAAAAATAAAGCTAGAAAGTGTACAAAATGGGATCAAGTTCTAGCATATGTGGTCTTATATTTATGACTCGAGAGTCTGAGTTCTATAATTGTTAATATTAATAAATTTTGATGAGTCTATTTGACGTTAGTCCTATATTTTAAAATACAATCTTGTTCAGGACTCATGTTAAAGATGCTCGTAGACTACAATTGTTCTACGACAAATTCCAACTAAATTCACTCTTAGTTTGTCTCCAGCAGTTATTTTATGTCGTCTTCTGTTTTATCCTTTATTTTAAACTTCGATGTGTATGCAGACGCAAATCTCTATTGTACTCGATTACTGAGGATAGCAAAGTGCGCTATCTCCACGGCATGAGCAGTCAAATTAAAAAGGCTTGAATGCATGTAGTCTTGTTGGGCTAGGTCATACTCGGCACCAAAATCCGACCGAGCACGGAAACGGGCCAAGCCAGGCCTAATCCCAAAGTCGACAGGAGCGATCAGGCCTCGACTCTAAAACTAGTTCAGGCCTTTGAATCGCGTCAAATCTTGTCGGGCGCGACTGAGTTCTCGATATGCTCTAACGTACTGGACACTTGTACATTTGACTCGACAGGTGAGAGgagagggcctgtttggttcagcttttttctgaccagcttttccgagaatctagctgtggggaaaatctggctgtgttgagaatctgagtatcattaagaTTACGTttgaaggaagataaagttgtccatagggctcaggatctataaagtgacggatAACTACTATTACgatgactcaaccgattatatatttatgttgattttgaatggtttttacccaaacgaattttatagaagctgactgaaaagctgagtgtttggccGTTTGCAGcaacttttggtggccagaagctacgaaaagccgaaacaaacgGGGACATAGCAGCGCAAATGCTCAAGTCCCAACAAAGAAAACACGGTACACTGCGCCATTTGATCTCCAGCTAGCACAAAGAAAAGTATGCATTCAGTCTTGAATGAAGCAAGGGCGCACAACACATTGTTACATACATAAAAAAAAAGAGACCTTTTTGTTTACACAATTCCCATTTGATCTAGTCTAGACAAAAAAAAAAGGTACCGAATTCACCTGCCGCCTGCTGCACATCATTTGTCAGCGTCTACTAGAGGTCAGCACGGGCCCGCCGAGAGATCCTCGCGAGAGGTGCGACGCACGCATCGTCCGGCGGTCGTCGTGGTATATATGTAGTAGGTGTGGCTGATCGGCAGGCGCagtcagagtaagggagggagaatACACCCACATCTCTCTGTAGGAGCGGAGTAGGCATCAGTCACTTGAGCTCTTGCTTGCAGAGAGGGCAAGAGGAGATGATCCTGAGCCACCTGTCCACGCACTTGAGGTGGAACACGTGCGTGCACGGCAGCTGCCGAACCTCCTCCTTCTCCCCGTACTGCGCAAGGCAGATGCAGCACTCCTACAGTTGCAGTTTCAGACATGGGTTTTACAAGACTGCTATGCTAGCTGCGTGATTTCAAGCAGTTCAGATCACAGTTTCAACATGACAGCGATCATGGTATCAAAAAAAGCACAGTTTGGACTTGTTATATTTAGTGTACCATCCAAAAAAAGGTAGCACGTTCTAGTTTCGTACTCGCACGTTTCCACTTTCGCGCTACCCCTATTCCGGCCTGCGGTACTTGAGTCCACCAATCATTTGTTCTTTGCCGAATTTCTTCCTGGCCTCCCTTTTTTCTAACTGTTTTTTTAATATTTTCTGCTAATATAATTGATGCGGTAGTTTAATAGTTGCTGTGATCATTAATTTGTGCGTGCAGCGTGTCTGTGCATAACTGCATACGCAACAGAAACGGATTCAAGTTACTCGCCTGGTCATCGCGCTCCCGGTCCCTTGCCACGTCGGGCTCCTTGAACCGCCACCGCGGCAGCGCGGCGAGCTGCTCGTCGGAGGCGCCGCGGCCGACGGAGGCCGAGTTCATGTTGTAGCCGAGCGCGTAGCCGACCGCGGGCACGAAGCAGCAGAGCAGGAGGAAGAGGAGGAACGGGAGCGAGTAGACGACGGCGTTCCAGGCCAGCAGGCTGACGCAGAGCGCGTACAGCCTCGGCGCGCGCTGGAACGACCCCAGCCGCGCGTCGAACACCCACACGTTGCCCATCACGAACCACATCGCGAAGAAGAGCTCCAGGAACGCCCGCGCCTTGTTCATCAGATACGACCTGTTCCTGCATGATCGATCATCCACCCGACAAATTAAGGAGGCTGTCCGTTCCGCCTTCCGGTATCGATCTAGTTTCACCGTCGACGCAAGCAGCGACTCAAACTGTACTCGTACCCCGGAGCGTCATTGGCGCCGTGCATCTCGAGGTCGCCCCGGCCGCCgccggcggaggaggaggaggaggaatggCGGTGCCGCCAGTATAGGAGGGGTAGGCTGAGCACGTTGCCGACGTTGTAGGCCGCGACCCACAGCCGGAGCGGCCACGCGGGTCGCTCCGCGGCGGATGTTGCGACGACGGCGGTGGTCAGGACCACCTGCGCGACGATCACGCCGAGCTCGAGCGCGAGCCAGCCGGGCGAGTTGAACGGGTTGGAGCCCAGGTCAGACCTCGGGCCGTTCTGGTACTGGTACACCCGGCGCAGGAAGACGAACCACCGCGCCCTCGACATCCGCGCCACCGCGCGCATCGTGAGCGCGGACATCCGGCCGCCGGGCTCCGGAACCGCGGCTGGAGACGacgaagaggaggaggaggaggaaggcgGCCGCATCGCTGAGACGCAATGCCGGACGTGGGGGGAGGGCGGTgcggcgcggcgcggcgaggCGCATTGGCATGGCGCGATTGTTTTCTTCGGGAAGGATAAATGGTGGGGAGGGACCGAGAGCGCGGCGCGGGTTGGGTTCGAGATGGTGACCAATAATCTAACGGCTTTGCTTTGGCGCCAAGAGTAGAGTGGGGGGAGAGGTGCGTGAAGCTGGAGGATACAAACGGTTGGCCTAACCGTCTCCTTCTCGCCACCATGCTTCCTTCCTCCTGGCTCCTTGCGCTCAGGCTTCAGGCTTGGCTTGTGTTTGGTTTTGTTTAGGCGGGAAGCAACAAGGGCGGCGGCCCTGGTCATGTCCAGCAGATGGCATGCATGGCTTTCTTTTCTTACACATTCAGATTACCAATGTTTAGTTGGTGATCGTTTTTCTCTTCAACTTTCAGATTACCAATCATATTACTGGATGGACGAGACAGATTTATTTATTCAGGCACTTGAAAACTGAAGTGCCATATTGGGTCCTCAGTTGGTAAAGTCCCATGCATCCTATTGTTCAATGGAGCTGACGAAGCACATATCGCACACCCACCACGAGAAATGATCCCTGGAGCTTTCAGTGAGGAACCAGAGCGCTTGTTTATAGGTTGCACGTCTCTGTAGATATAGGTACGCAACTAGCACACGGGCTCATTCTGGTCTGTCCTTTTGGTTGGGAGTTGGGACACGACGCTAGTTAATCTAGTTTGAATTGATGAATCGTCAGGTTTCACGAGAATCTGGTCAAAGTATTTGCGCACCAAAGTGTTTCTGTAGTACGTGTACGTGTACGAACATAAGTTTGGTATATCGCAGGTTTGTATTTGCACTCCTGCCTGCCTGACCCGTGTGCTTGTGCAGGTATTCCTTTTGGTGCTCTGCGGCTGCGTTTTTCGTCGTGCTGCACGGGCCAGGGCCATTCCAAGTATACAACAGTTCACCTGCTAGTCTTTTACGCTAAGGCAAAGAGGTCTGTATATGTTTTGGTAACAAACGACCGGGTCAACAGCTGCGGGACCCACAACTGCGTTGGGTCAGAGCCCAACTAATCCACCGAGGTAGTGTTTGGATGGATGGATGAGGAAAGATAAAGAGAGATGAGGTGGGATCATTCTAACTTAACACATGTTTGGTTTGGAGACCCAGAGTCAGAATCAAGGAATATTTTTAAAAAATAGTGGATAAGATTATCCCTCAAAAAATAAAGAACAGGGTCAAACTAGGGTTAGTCTAGAACGAAGCACCCCACCCGTGAGTCGTGATCCAGCAGTCCAGCCCATGCAAATGTTGGGCGTTTGATTTCCTACTGTATACGACGATAGGGTCCGAACAGCTTGGCTTGCACACGATCGGCCGGGCTCGGCCCAGCAACGACCACCCCTGGCACTGGCAGCGGTGCCAAATGGGCCATTGGGCCGGTGGTTCTAACTTTCTTCACTGCTCCAGGTTTTTCTTGGTCTTGATCTtccaaaaaaacaaaaaaaaattgcATTTTCGTAGCGACATGTCGGCAAGTTGCTGGCCGACAGTCAGATGTCCATTTCTAGGCCGGTGAGAAAAAAAGATAGAAGAAAACGGCTGGAATCTTTTGCATGCTCATTGGCGCGTCTCCCCTCGCTGCACAGTACAGTACACCTGTGAGATGTGGAAACACGAAAACCTTCTTACCTGATGCCCTGACAGGAAGACGGACAACACAGCCGCAAATCTCCCCCGCTTTGAAATGGCGAGCCAAACAGCCAATATGCATGGTCCCGGAGACGTTGACCGTTCCGTGAGGCAGCAGCCTTGAAgaaggcaaaaaaaaaaaaaaaaaaacggaATCCTAGTCACGTTAGACAGTGGAACATACCATACAGCTGAAGCTTGGAAGGGGAGTAGATAGCGCGTGAGAATATTTCTACGTACCTGGCTTCGGAAGCTGGGGCTACATATGTAGATCTGACATGCAAACGACATTTTTATTTTTAGTGTAATTAATCTTACCGACGGGCCGGTCTCCGCGTACTGTACCACGTACGTTTAGTTTAACGCAAATTAAAGGAAAAAAGGAGCGTTTGCTAAAAGGTAAGAGCCCAGCTATCACCGCGCTCGCTGTAAGCAAAACCAAGCTGGCCAGCTAGTGCCGCGAAACGTTTGTAGAAAGGGAAAAAAAAGCACGTCGAATCTTTCAACGCTGATTGGGTACGGTGATGGAGAGACGGCACGACGAGACCGGCGACGGTAACACGAGCGGGGTCCATGAAATCAATCTATGCGATAGCCACGGCATGCATGCATGTCAGCATGTGTATATATGTGAACGCATGCATGCTGTGGGATATATTACTTCCGTGTTCGATCGGGTACAGTCAGCTAGCCCCGCCGCGTCACGGTCGACGAAATTGCGCCTAACGTAACGTACGTGACATCCAAAAAAGTCAATGATATATATGGATCCTCGATCGTGTGGACCCCCCTGAGGCTGAGCACGCACGATCTGTAATCCGATGCGATTATTATCGGAGGATTAATTAATCCCCGGCCCCGCTAGCTTTTCTTTGATGCAGATCCCATCTGACGCCGATCCATCGAAGCGCGACGAGCACAATCGTCGTATGGATGTCGTCCTTCCATGTCACAGGTCGCTTAATCAGTTTCGCGCGAATTTGGCAAACCCACCCCCGCGCGGTACGGCTTTGGAGGCTCGTGCCGACACTCCCCGTTCCCCGAGGTCATGCAGCAGGGGCTGCGGCCCGACGACGCTCGTTCTATGTATGTAGAGACCTCCCTAGCTGCTGCCTGCGTACGTAGTACAACGACATCGTCGTGAGACCTCTCCACGCCACCTGGTGACCTGGGTTCAccactacacaggcggttccaggaaccgcttgtggtgcaccgcctgtgatgtaaaacaacatcacaggcggtcaatcaaaaaccgcttgtgaaaaacacagattataggcggtccagttcaacggaaccgcctgtgatagacacacatcacatgcggtccagttcaaaggaaccgACTGCATACACTATAAATCACATACGGTTTTCATTATACAGATTCATATATACAGAATTTTCAAACAGGTATAATACACAGAATTTTCAAACAGGTATAAACAGATTCATATATACAGATTATACACAGATTCACACAGATT
This genomic window contains:
- the LOC103651287 gene encoding E3 ubiquitin-protein ligase At4g11680, whose amino-acid sequence is MRPPSSSSSSSSSPAAVPEPGGRMSALTMRAVARMSRARWFVFLRRVYQYQNGPRSDLGSNPFNSPGWLALELGVIVAQVVLTTAVVATSAAERPAWPLRLWVAAYNVGNVLSLPLLYWRHRHSSSSSSAGGGRGDLEMHGANDAPGNRSYLMNKARAFLELFFAMWFVMGNVWVFDARLGSFQRAPRLYALCVSLLAWNAVVYSLPFLLFLLLCCFVPAVGYALGYNMNSASVGRGASDEQLAALPRWRFKEPDVARDRERDDQECCICLAQYGEKEEVRQLPCTHVFHLKCVDRWLRIISSCPLCKQELK